From Clostridia bacterium:
AACTCCAAATAAATACAAATATCATTGATGTTACAATAGCGCTTTTCATCATAGGCACTATTATTCGCACCAAAACTGTAGGAACTTTTGCCCCGTCTATATAAGCGGCTTCTTCCACTTCCTTAGGCAAGCTCTTCAAAAAACCTGTGAGCAATAATGTAGTAAAGCCAACGTTTAGGGCTATTTGGGGAAACACCACCCCTATTTTTGTTCCAAACAGATTAATAAAAGAAAGTATTCTAATGATAGGAAACAAAAGCGCAAAAGACGGAAACATCATACATACTATTACGACTATTTCGACAGCGCGCTTTAGTTTAAAATCAAACCTTGCCAATACAAAAGCCGCCAACAGCGAAAAAGTTACGGTAAACAAAACAACCAGCGTGCTTATATATAAGCTGTTAAAGTAAGCAGTAAAAATATTCAAAGATCCGGAAAATATTTTTTTGTAATTTTCAAAAGTAAAATAGCGGTTGAAAGGCAGTTCAAGCGGTCTTGATACAATATGAAATCTGGGCTTGAAAGATGCAAACAATGTCCAAACAAAAGGAACAACTGCCATCAACGCCCAAAGCGTAAGTATTATATATATGAACACCATTAAGATGTTTTTACGATTTTTATTAGTTTGCTTTACACCTATCATATTATATATCCTTATTTTCTTTTAATATGGCGTTAGAAAGCAAAGATACCAAAACGCCCACCAAAACGATAAATACAGAATACACTGCTGATTGCCCTAATCTGTTAGTGCTGTATAGATAGTAATTATATGTTCCCATAAACATAGTCTGTTGAGCTGGTGCTCCATGCACTGCAACCGTATGAGGCAAATCAAACACTTTTAAAGCGCCAGTTATAGCCAAAACCATACAAGTGCGCAGCACATTCCACAACATAGGTATTGTTATGTATCTTACTACCTGCAAGTTAGACGCACCGTCTATAAGCGCCGCCTCTTTGTACTCTTCCGGAATAGTCGAAAGACCGGTAAGCAAAATAACAAAATAAAATCCTATGTATTGCCATATTACAGGCAGTATTACGATAAACAACGCCAAAGGGTTATTAATCGGCAGCCAATTAAAAGTGTCTTTAAAAATCAACTTAGTAAACAAACCAGTCGGCTGTATAAACAGAAGATACATTGTTCCTATTGCTGTTGCTGAAATTACTATGGGCATAAAATATATAATTCTTAAGAAAGCTGCATATTTTTTGTTGATGTTGTCTACCAACAAAGCCAAAATCAGAGCAATTCCAACCTGAAATACAATAACCAAAAGGACTAAGATAGCTGTATTGGTTAATGCAGTCCAAAAAACCTTATCCTTTAAAAGCCATAAAACATTTCCAAAGCCAACAAACACAGGGTTGGTATCAAGCTTGTGTCTAAAGGTAAACGCACCATTGTATATGTTGATGATGGCAGGATAAAATATAAATATTGCAGTGATCAACAAAATTGGCAGCAGAAACGGAACTATTAGGTATTTCTTTTTGTTATACATAATCTTCCCCTAAAAAGTTTTTGAGCGTGCAAAGGGTAGTTTTTTGCACGCTCTCAAAACCATTCGTTTGATTACCCAACAAAAGCATTTATAGTATCTGTGATGACTTGGGCGGGTGTTTTTGTTCCAAGTATCATATTGGTAAGTCCAGTAAAGAATGTTGTTTTTGCAGTCATATCAAGGAATTTGTCATCCAAAGGTGAGCACATAATAGCGCCTTCTTTTTTCAAGATGTCTTTGGTCTGTTTTGCCAAATCAGTATCATCTTCTCTTGTTGCACCGTTAGC
This genomic window contains:
- a CDS encoding carbohydrate ABC transporter permease, which gives rise to MIGVKQTNKNRKNILMVFIYIILTLWALMAVVPFVWTLFASFKPRFHIVSRPLELPFNRYFTFENYKKIFSGSLNIFTAYFNSLYISTLVVLFTVTFSLLAAFVLARFDFKLKRAVEIVVIVCMMFPSFALLFPIIRILSFINLFGTKIGVVFPQIALNVGFTTLLLTGFLKSLPKEVEEAAYIDGAKVPTVLVRIIVPMMKSAIVTSMIFVFIWSYNDLFLQMIIITNEKDFPISLLLNKLSTKESGFDHGKMASAVILVSFPIMLVYFMLQRHIIKGLTAGAVKG
- a CDS encoding sugar ABC transporter permease encodes the protein MYNKKKYLIVPFLLPILLITAIFIFYPAIINIYNGAFTFRHKLDTNPVFVGFGNVLWLLKDKVFWTALTNTAILVLLVIVFQVGIALILALLVDNINKKYAAFLRIIYFMPIVISATAIGTMYLLFIQPTGLFTKLIFKDTFNWLPINNPLALFIVILPVIWQYIGFYFVILLTGLSTIPEEYKEAALIDGASNLQVVRYITIPMLWNVLRTCMVLAITGALKVFDLPHTVAVHGAPAQQTMFMGTYNYYLYSTNRLGQSAVYSVFIVLVGVLVSLLSNAILKENKDI